Genomic DNA from Methanosarcina sp. MTP4:
ACTGCAAACTAAAAATAATCGTACTGAATGCTTTAGAAGCTGTGTAAGGCAGGGCTGAAGTGTGAAGGTGATTATTCAGGGCGGCCTGAGGAGGATGTAGCGGTTTTGCTTTCTTCCTATGGAGCTGCCCTGAAATATCCGCCTGATGTGAAGGCAAGATGTTTGCCGGTCCCGGAGTTTGTAACATTTATAGAGGATACCGATAATGAAACCTGTAAAAAGCGGACTTGATTCGATTTCAAGGTACCTTCGCACTAAAAAAGAGGTCGGTAGGAGGAAGATCGGCCTTCTGGTGGACGGTCCGAACATTCTCAGGAAAGAGTTCGACGTGAACCTGGAAGAAATAAGGGATGTTTTGAAAGATTATGGGAATATCAAGATCGGAAGGGTTTTCCTTAACCAGTATGCCTCTGACAAACTGGTGGAAGCAATCGAAAACCATGGCCTTGAACCCATCATCTGTTCAAGTGATGTGGACGTCCGTCTTGCAGTGGAAGGCATGGAGCTTGTCTACAACCCCAACATTGACACCCTGGCGATTGTAACCCGGGACGCGGATTTCAAACCTCTCCTTAACAAGGCGAATGAACACGGGAAAGAAACGATTATTTTCGGGGTAGAACCCGGATTTTCCACAGCGCTTAAGAATTCCGCAGACTACGTCATCCTGATGAGCAAGGACAGTATGAGCGGTTATGACATAATCGAAGGCCCGGAGGATATGGATCCCTCGGAACTCGAAAAGTACCCGGACGACGGACAGGAGAAAAGCACGGAATAAGTCTGATACGATCTTTTTTCTTTTCCTTTCTCTCTTTTCTCCGGTTTCAGGATCTTCCTTTAAGTTTGTCCGCTTTCGGTTTCTTCCTTTTCCTTCATCCTCTTTTAAAGGGTTCCTTTAAGTTTGTTCGTTTTCAGGATCTTCTATTAAGGGTGCCCTGGCACATGACATTCTTTTTACGGATATTCCACATCCACGCCGAGGATCTGCTTCGCTCCTCCGGCAATGTCCCTGGCAATC
This window encodes:
- a CDS encoding TIGR00288 family NYN domain-containing protein, whose product is MKPVKSGLDSISRYLRTKKEVGRRKIGLLVDGPNILRKEFDVNLEEIRDVLKDYGNIKIGRVFLNQYASDKLVEAIENHGLEPIICSSDVDVRLAVEGMELVYNPNIDTLAIVTRDADFKPLLNKANEHGKETIIFGVEPGFSTALKNSADYVILMSKDSMSGYDIIEGPEDMDPSELEKYPDDGQEKSTE